The genomic segment TCTGTTCGGTAAATGTCCCCAAACGGAAACTGAATGCGAAAGCCTAAATCAAGCTGAAGATTACGGAGTAGATATTATGTATAGTAAACTGCTTTCAGTTACCCTTTTGAGGTTCACGTAGTTTAGCTTAGTTTCGCGCATTACTCACTGCTTCTGAAGCATGCTGGTGCAACGACGAGTTCATTTTTCAAAGGGATGCGCCAGAAAACCTTGCTCGTGTCTTTGGCGACCGCCACCACGTCCTTCACAATCTGTGCGACGTCGTCCGCGACTCCGGGTCTGAGGACGTTCGCGGAAAGCCACGACCCGTAGCCGTCCCCGAACAGCAGCTCCAAGGCGCGGACGCATGCCTCACGCTTGATGCGCCTCTCCTCGTCATCACCTCCAGACACGACGCCTCGCTGGACTTCGCTCTCCAAGACCAAGAACTTGGCCAGGGGCACAAGCGTCAGGTACAGGGATACGACCCGCAGGTCGGCGTTTGCGAGTTCTTCTAAAACACCCCGAACGCCAGCCTGGTCTTGCACAATCGCGCTCGAAGGAGCTGGCCTGCCGGCCATGTTCGCGTAATCTGCGAGAACTCGCGACCAGTTGGTCTTCGGGGTGTCCAGATCACGCAGAGCGACCACCGTGGTCTCGGACGCCGAGCGCAGCTGGGACGTCCGTTGAGCCACGATGTCATCAATGCGTTCAATGTCTGGGACGCGATCGCGCGTCACGATGTCGCCGAGGGCTTGGATGGCGCGTACGACGAGGAACTTGCGAGAGTGGGGTTCAAGGTGTCGAGCGATGGCCGTGCCCGCTGCGATGTACGCACCCATCAAGGACGAGACGTTGTCGTCATCTCTCCAGCGCACGTCGACGACGGACTCCATGGCGTATTGCAGCACGTTGCCGACGGCGAGGGTGAAAAGGCTGTCAAAGGTTGCCACTGCAGTCCAGACGTGGGCGTCGATGCCGGAGGCGCTCCAGATCTCGCCGATGTCCGCGGCTGCTCGGTCGAAGAACTTGATGCAGGACCTGCGCAGCCGCAGTGACGTTAATCAAAATGAGTGCCGAATCCGAGGTCTATTTGTCcgtttgaattaggaaggaacagcgccaactaagacgatcacaagtggggagaacgacacagtaCAAGCGCCaatcctgtgtcgttctccccacttgtgatcgtcttagttggcgctgttccttcatCATTCAAGTCTAGCCATCTAGcgcaaatgaatgttgtcctgaactattTGTCCGTGCTTGGATTTCACAGTGCACGAGGCACGTGGCATGCAGTGGAAAGGTTACGACCAATGCTTTTATACTGAGCCGACGACATTTACAGGCCAAATGCCTTCAAAGGGGGAGATGGTGCTTGGCCGTCTCCACAATTACCATCTCCTGGCATCAGCGCTTTCCCCAATAATTCTATTTAGCAACTTTTCTGCTTATTAGCATAAAGGCACATGATTTATAATCATGAAATGAATATGAACATTCGGTTAGAGAGAATCTACTAAGTGCCCATGGCAGGCAGCGAGTTTTTGGTCATTTAGATGTAATTATTGAGAACATATTCTACATGATATATCACGGTGTGTAGTCAGGTAAACAGCAACACATATGTTAAATTTTCAATAACTTCTGGgtctttacgtgccaaaagcacaatccGAATATGACGCAGGCCGCAGTGGGGGTTTCCGGTTTAAGTTTGAACagctggggttatttaacgcgtGCACGGTGAACGAGCGTTTTTGAATTCCACCTCCAGTGGAATGCCGCAGCCGTGTCAGAAAGTATGCTTACATACCGCACTGTTCTCCTAGTTACACTGCAGGAGGAAGGATACCTTGGGGAAAACCAGAGAAATGAGAATACATTTGGTGGAACATTCCAGAACCGAACTCTGGCACATACCGAGTGCTCCAAGCTGACATGAAAGAAATTTATTGATGAGCGGCCCATGTCTTGTGGCACCTACTGAGAGACCCAAGTTGGTTCTACGGTTGGTTTCAAACCTGGTTCCTTCAGGACAAAAAAACGAATGCTATTCTTGTGATTCATGGTAATTAAATGTCCTGCGCATTGACTAGCTTCAGTTCTCTAATTGCTTCTTCAACGCTGATTGATGCCTAATCATTAGAGTATTGCTTGTCGATTATAAATGAAATACTGAATTACACATTGTGAATTGTCGCGAAATTAACGTTCACTCCAAGTAAGAAATTTAGATGTAGGGACAGCAGTTCCACTATCCGCTTGCAAAGGTTCTGCTTTGTGCAAAAAATTCCTAAAGCGAGAGGTATGCTTGATGCAAAAAATATACGAATGAAATCCATCTTCTAAGGATTAAAATGCATTTTCGTAGAGTAGATTGTTCCGCAGATTGTGAGGATATGGCTGACATTTGTTGAAATCATCGAACGAGGACGTTCAAGGGCAGCCATTATATAGGGTAATATGGAAATAGTATTTCGCACTGTCTGGGACTGGATTTCTAACCGCGAAGGACGATGAGCACGTACCCTCAAAACGCAAATGTTATTGCAGTGTTATATCCGAAAAATGAGAAGTTTCTGTGCAGCCCTCGACTCTAAAGACGCAGTAGCTACTTCCCCGCACGTCCACGAGATTGTTTGCCTACACTTCAGAGTTTGTGCCATATCAGCGGTGAAAGTGCGAATAAAAGTTATTCGCTTTCAAGTAGTCTTACCTTGAGAAGAGGCATAGCAGAGTCAGAAATTATGTAGGGCCGGAAAACGGGCGGCGACGCGGCCTTGAATCTTACGCAACAGCTCACCGATACGTCATGAAAACGGACTGCTTCGGCTCTGGCCTAGCCGATTATTTATTGCCAAAAAGAGACTACATTGTCGTCCAAAGAAGTCATAGAGCAAGTTTCGATGAATTCTAGGGCCTGTCGTgctttcttagtggctttggcactgcgctgctatgcacgaggtcgcggcacgAAATCCCAGCTGCCTCGGCCGCGTTTCAATGGAGGCGAATTGCAAACACGCCCTTGCGCTGTGCGTTGCGTGCAAGAACGGTGCATTGGtgcaaagaaccccaggtggttgaaatcaATCCgcagtcctcctctacggcgtccttcgtaatgagatcgtgattttggcacgtagaaccctaGAATTCTTTCAGAATAACTTTTAGTGGGATACAATACCCACGTATACAAAAATACATTGTAATTCACCACGTCACAATGACGTACGACTAGCACTGGAGTTTCTGCGCGAACTAAAACGGAAAAGTACGTTTCGCCTAGGTAtcatggggccgtataacgtaaaactattccaatatgtttttattccaatctcctaacgtcaaatttgcgtacccgccgatgcaagcatcgggcggtaacccgcagggttgtctgaagagaccaatcgaACGCCCCCGTCGTTCATAGGAGGTGACTTCTGTTTGCtagaaaaacgaataacgttgcctgcactgtgcggcttgtcttatctaattggctcacaagaggcgaggagcatgctaaagtggagagggattcgatggggccgagccactgcactgaatatcaataaccggataaagagggtggtaccggcgccTGTgactggtccgctttctcttacttagcttgcggtggatcttccgacaatcgcggcggcatgcaacggtagcttaagaatgacgctaaaacggatcctcagcaaaggagagttggcagaacgaggccgtaaacatgccgaaagttctcgaaaacgttacatggccactcaaaaagttttattacacgcaagtaAACCCGTGCTCtacggcaggggcgagtagccagtgccggagcgatcggcggcagccatcttttattcctttcggaacggcgcagcctgcggctattcagaagaaaagtcagttttgttcggcatattaatgcatctttaacgcgtatgcgtcactttgacgcggtaagtttttgcgggtttgtgatgtcgcgtgagaggcaggtgaagtgggtgcaaccctaaaacttttgaccaatagccgagggctaatggcaaaaaggcgtcgaatcagaaataactatttttgttttgttcggtcaagttatgcataatcagcatgtacacgtcatatcagatggggagctatcgcggttttcgtgacgtcgcgtgacagacaggtgaagtgggggtggtccaaaaaagtttttgaccaatcgcggtgggcttattgcagaattggaatagaaaagtttggaatagttttatgttatagcgccctttTCTAGTTACCAAGGTGCTACTGCTAAATCAACGAAAATAATGTTTTGAATGGTGCGTTCGCGAGTTTAAAATGACTCAGTGCTTCTCTTCAGCGTCCTTTTAACAGTGAACGACACAGTACAAGTCTCTGCTGTGCCAACCACTGAGAGAAATATAGATATCGCAAGACAGATCGAGTAACGGCGCCCTACGAAGAGTAAAACAGCAATGTGCTTATACCTGTACACCACGGACAAGGGTAGCGTCGCGCCATCGGGTGCCGTGGCGCCAAGTTCGCCAGCATCCCAGAGAGTGGCGTTCACGGCATCGACGTAGGCGATACGCTGGGCCTCCAAGTAACTCGCGTGGCGGTTCGCGCGGCCCCACTGACCGCAGGAGAAGCCGTAGAAGTCTTTGCACGGGTCCACAGACGTGTCGATGGACGACTTGAGCTCGAACACGGCCGCCTTGCACTCCACGGTTACGCAGGCGTTGCCCAGGTTCTCGACCCAGACGGAAACCTGAGCAAAGTGGCAGAAGGTTGGAGGAGGTCGCGGATACGATTGCGATTCCCGCCGACCGAACGGCGGAGGAGGGGGTCGGAGGAGGAGGACTGACCTTGTTACTTCAAAGCGAACTTGGACAGAGGCCAATCATGTTCCGAAACGAGACTATGAGCAAACGACTGACCACTAGCCACATCCGAGAATGAATagtcaaaaaattaaattatggggttttacgtgccaaaactactttctgattatgagtcacgccgtagtagaggactccggaaatttcgaccgcctggggttctttaacgtgcaccgaagtgtaagtacacgggtgatttcgcatttcacccccatcggaatgcggccgccgtggccggtattcgatcccgtgacctcgtgctcagcagcccaaccccatcgtcactgagcaaccacggcgggtagaatgAATATGCAAGTCGAGTGACGGCTTAGCGGTGTGGACCACTTTCACCGGAAACAGTTCCCTCAATACACAATCATCCTCTCATATTGTTCACAAAGCCAAAATAATgctactatactcgcggacagctttctgtggcaatgaaggaaaagctacggaggcaaagcgcgcacaagtgagagcgcatctgaaaagagtcccgtgttttcatgcacgttagtttaagctgggcaagataaaacaaacaccttatcagcAACATCTAAATAATATTAAACACATCAATTAATGTAAAAGTttgcttattttgcggcttttcccttccgcgtctgggcaaacacAAAAgcgtcgcacgtgaagctgcgtcgaatcagcgtctgttccgagcaaccaaaagcactggcaaacgctggcggactacttggcgcggtaacagatgtgcagcagccacgcgcccgtagctttcccttcattgcgaCAGAAACTTGCCTGCAAGTACAGTAATGTATTTTGTCTGTGTATTTCAGTAACAGTCATGGTTTGAAACGTGCCCTAGGTCCCTGAAACGACCAGTCCAACATACCAATAAGGAACCAAAGGCTCGACGTAGGAAATTTCGGAACCTTTTTAGCACAAAATTGGCCCAAGTAGCAATACGTGACGTCACGCAGGCGTACCCGCACATTGGTTCCAGCGAAAAGTTCCGTAAGGCGAAACTTGGCGCTTCATTTTCTCTCCATATAAAGCAACCACTTCTCGGCCAATGAATTAGAACAGTTTTGAATGGTTATAACGTCTAAACTGATGCAGTGTTGTTCCTTAGTGCTTCGTCAAAGTCACCCTAAGAATAACCCGACTGGTGACATCTTCGACGTCTTACGCACTCTCCACTAGGTAGCCCTGGTGTTTCAATGGGGGGTTAAAATCGATCGATAGATTGGTTTATCAATCGAATCATTGTCACCTGCTGCGTCATTCATTGACCGAACAAGCTGGTCGTGTTTGTTAGTTGCACTTTCCAACACTGCATAAAACTGGCTACTTTTGGAGCGTCTTTTTCGCAAGAATATTGGATTCACATTTATTCTTGCGTAATCTGAGAAACTTTTGACACGAACACAACAGAACCACGGCAAAGCGAAATTCATAGAATGGAAGTGCGCCTGAAACATCGGTGTTGATCAGTGTTGTACGAAAGAACGGGCGATCAAATGGAGGATGTGCTTGCCGAAATGCAAGTAGGTCGGCAAAAGCtaggaaatgtttttttttaatataaaataaaagaacAAGACTTTATCATCTTACAATGGTGACAGCTGTTCTCTTTGAAACAGCTGTAATAACGAACATGAAGCCAAGAGACAATGCAACCCCCTATGCTTTCTTTAGCTTCACTCTCAGTTATTTCGTGTGGTTGTAACTAAGAAAAATAGAGCATTTGTTTTCTGGTTCTTGCACAATAAGACACGTCTCAACTACAGAAATGTAAGGATGAAGATAGCTAAGAGTAAACCAAGTCCGAATGTAAATCTGAGATAACGAGGATCATTTAGATATAAAAGGTGGCGGTATACACTGTACACTGTATACTGTATACACTGAGAACATAAAAGCAGCTGAATAAACCACATCGCCCGAGTTTACCTCGACAGTGGCTAACTGCTGCTTAAACGCACTTAACTTGCGGGCCCACCATGTACCAGAACGATTGCCATTTAACTGAATTGCAGTCGGCTGAATAACAGTGGAGTGCGGCCGGTGGGAGCATGGACGAACTAAGCACGCTCGGAGAGCATTCGGTGCGAGTTGCGAATGCGTGCTATCGACTTGGAAAATAATGGTTGTCCAAGAACTGTTGCGGCTGCATACCTTCTTCTCGTGGGAATTTCTGGTTCCGTCAGGAAGCAGCTGCATCAGCAGGAACATCATAACGACGAAGACGGTGCCCGACACGGCTACAGCTGTGCACACCGCCATGCGGCTGACCTTCGACAGGCGGGTGTCATCGCGTGTCAGGCTGCTCACCGACGCTGCGTGTTTGATCGAGATGCCTGCGAAAGGCGAACGGGACGCGGTACGTGAGGAGCCCGACCGCAGCGGCCGCAAAAGGTGGTTACACCTCCCGAGGCCTACCGTCCAACATACTCGGCATACGAAAGTACCACTgacccaacgttactagactagtaACGTTGCGCTGACCCgacaaaaagcttttttttttgttctggaaCCTGTCCTGCCATCAGGAGAGTACGATGCATGTGCGACTGTTTCCCGCCAGAGTAGGAGCTTTTAAAATGGTGGAATAAGAACTCCGCCATAGCGCGAGCGCATGTTGCAGCGATCACAGAATTACGTTAATTTATTGGTACTTACGTAAGCATATACATGTGTATTTATGCATTTCTGGGTGTCTGCGATGGTTGAAGGATTGTGTTCAGGGCAATATCTGGGCGCTCAATGCAATAGCTTCATTTCGATATTACGAATAAAGCTAGGAATAAAGCACGACAATTGGACATTGCCGCGATCCCTGCCAAATATTTCAAATACTGTAGATTGTGGTTTTATAGTCTTCTGGAAGCCAAAATAGCATAATCTATAAATGTGGGAAAATCTGGGAGAGAAAACGCGCTCCGGACGTCAAGTGGTTATAGGATGGCATGCCTACCAAATCTCCAGAATTTCTCATTTACGATATTGTGTTCGTGCTGCGATTTTATGAATGTTGCGTCAAGTCCGAGCTGGAAGGGAAGAAACATGGCGCTGATTGTCTTCACTGCACTTACTTCCAGATTATGACAAAAAGTaacagtttcgtccgaaaggtaAGGTatcgattgccatagcaaattggtggacagctatacgaagtaaggatagtagtcttatcggccgtataaatttgtaaacataggcatactaactaaattctgtcacgcgcgcagaaacaatcatgaacacacctcactcgatgaccgcggaaaactcgctgtcgaaacgctggcgttaAGAAACGCggtggcagcagcgagcgaagttacaTTCGGGCTGTCTACCCCGAGAACACAcaacacgcacaaagctacgagccgccgacgcccCTAGGCTCAGCCCCCAAGGCAGGTCGCTCTCAACGTACGACTACGTGACCGTGCGCAGCCGCcccatgcgcagttgcagccggagtaggaCGCTGCCCCCTTCCATACCCTAGTACGGTGCCTCGAAACGTTGGGTGCCTCTTCAGTCTCTTTCGCGCGGGTGAGTTTAAGCTgccgatcgtcggctcccctcgcacgctttcagtcgcacatacagcgtagggcgcgcgacgacagtgttattgcccttggactttatgcggagcctcacggcaacggcgacgccgacgggagaaatgcgcttggagtgtctgTGTAATTACAATCGCAATAAAAATTGACactcacttaagtatccttacgctatttgaatgcgaaagcatcatgaCTTCTCTAATAATTAGTTGcgtccatgatacgtgacgtcagGCACTGTCACGTGTCCACAACTCCACCTTAATTTACCTttatccaccttgctctaatctGCGTTAACCTTAATCGCCTTCAGTTCACCTTCATTCACATTAATTCACATTATTTCACTTACTCCACCTTAAATCACCTTACTCTTCCCTGGTCTAACTTTAATTCGGTGTTACTACTGAGGCCACAGAAGACGCTGATGACATCGCTAACGATGTTTTTTATCAGCACTCGTTGCGGACAACGCCGTGTTTTCTGCCGCATGGGACGTATAATGGCTTCGCCTTAATAAACGCGGCGGTTTATTTCCTGattgtctgattatgaggctcgccgtacaGTGGacgactgcggattaattttaacGGGTGGCGTCATTTAACGCGTACCTATACTTCGTACGCgatcgttttttgcattttgcgtcCAAGTAAGTGTAATGAAAACACCTGGCTCCCTGAAGGTGAAGGGTGAAGGCGAAATAATCACAGGCTTAAGGGAAGCGTGAACGTTTACTCACTAGCCGTTTCCGACTTCGGCGCCCTTAGGAACTGTCCGGATCTTTGTTGCCTCGACATCCACGAATTGTCCGGGCTGCCAATGTCCATCAGGACGCACTTTCTCGACGAGGAATCTCTTCTGCCACCCGACTTGTGTTCAGCATCTGCGGTTTTGCGCTTGAATGGCCCTCGCTCGTTCCTCGAGTCGCATTTGGGGCTGCCCGACGCTAGGCCAGGGCTCTTAAGGTTATCAAATGGCCCGGTACTCGACTCGGCGGCCGCTGTCCCCTTTCGGTCAGCCCCACGGTGACCTTTCCTGTCGTCCATCGTTCCCGCGAGTGGCTTCTTCTGCGGAGACAACGCACCGGCGTCATTCGATGGCATGTTAAGAACCCACCACCCTCGGAGGGGAGTGCTCAAGGCGGAGTCGCAACTTT from the Dermacentor variabilis isolate Ectoservices chromosome 9, ASM5094787v1, whole genome shotgun sequence genome contains:
- the LOC142558002 gene encoding uncharacterized protein LOC142558002, whose protein sequence is MAVCTAVAVSGTVFVVMMFLLMQLLPDGTRNSHEKKVSVWVENLGNACVTVECKAAVFELKSSIDTSVDPCKDFYGFSCGQWGRANRHASYLEAQRIAYVDAVNATLWDAGELGATAPDGATLPLSVVYRSCIKFFDRAAADIGEIWSASGIDAHVWTAVATFDSLFTLAVGNVLQYAMESVVDVRWRDDDNVSSLMGAYIAAGTAIARHLEPHSRKFLVVRAIQALGDIVTRDRVPDIERIDDIVAQRTSQLRSASETTVVALRDLDTPKTNWSRVLADYANMAGRPAPSSAIVQDQAGVRGVLEELANADLRVVSLYLTLVPLAKFLVLESEVQRGVVSGGDDEERRIKREACVRALELLFGDGYGSWLSANVLRPGVADDVAQIVKDVVAVAKDTSKVFWRIPLKNELVVAPACFRSSE